The segment CGTCGGAGGGACTGACCGCGATCGCGCCGTAGTCGGTGACCTGGTTCCCGATCAGGGTGAACGACTCCGGCCCGACGTCGGTGCGTCCCAGGCGCGGGTCCAGGTAGCCGGTCATGAAGTTGGGCGTGTTGATGAACCCGATCGTGTAGCCGTCGGGATCCGCGTTTACGAGATCGTTCCACCCCACCCACCCGCCTCCCCCGGGGAGGTTGATGATCTGGACTTCTCCGTCAAGCGCCTCCTCCAGGAAGGGCTGGAGGACGCGTGCGCCGACATCGGTTCCGCCCCCCGGCTCGTAGGCGACGATCATCTGGATGGGGCGGGTGGGGAACGCTCCGGTTCCCCCGCCCAGGCCACAGGCCGAGAGGGTCGGAGCGCCGGCCGCCGCCAGGCCGAGCGCGGAGAGCCGAAGAAACGCGCGACGCCCGATTGGTCGGTTACCGCCATGGGGAATTTCCGTTGTTTTTGGCATGAAAGAATACCGCCTCCCCGAGGCTCGACATTCTTCGAACGGGTGAGTGCTGAATGTATGGGGTTGTTGGCGCGCGGGGCCCGGGGGGTTACCTTCCTGGGGCGTCGGCTTCCTGTCGCTGCGCGAGGAACTTGCGCATGGTTTCCTCACCTGCTCTGAGGTGCGCGAGCAACGCTTCGCGGGCGACCGGAAGGTCGTGCGCCTCGATCGCGACGCAAATATCCTGGTGTTCGTTGACTACTTCTCGCATTCGACCTTCGTATCCCGGGGCGAGGAAGTGTCGAATTCGGTTGATATGTTTCTCGGTCTGTTCGTAGAAGCGGATGAGTCGCGAGTTGTCGCTCAGTGCGACAATGCGTTTGTGGAATGCGTGGTCCCGCGCGAGGTACTCCTCGTACGGTCCGGGTGGGCCGGGGGTGGGGGCACGGTCGAAGAAGGTGGACAGCTCCTCGACGACCTCTTCCTCCCACGTCTCGGCCAGACGATCCAGGCCGAGGGGCTCCACCAGGCGACGCACCTCGAACAGTTCGGCGACGTCCCCGAGGGCGAAGCCGGCCACCGCATAGCGTCCCCGCCGGCGGTCCACCAGACCCGCCGCCTCCAGGCTCTGCATCGCGTCACGGATGGGGGTCCTGCTGACGCCCAACGCCTCGGAGAGGTGTCGGTCAACGAGTGGGGTCCCTGGGGGAAGGTCCCCATGGATGATCGCGCTCTCGATGGCCTCGTACGCGGACTCACTCATCCGGAGGTTCCGCAGGGGTCCGTGGGCCCGCATGGGGGCTAGCGCATCCATGTGACGCACGGTACATTGCCTCCGAAAAGTCAACAAGGGTATTTGGTATACCAAATACCGGAAGATGTCCCTCGAGAAGACGAACCCGCCGCACCGGCAGGGTGACCCCGCCTCCACCGCCCACGGCCCCGTGGGTCGGTCAGCCCAGACGCCAGCCCACTCCCCCAGTCGTCCAGCGATGGCTTCACAGTCGTCCGCTGGCCCGGGTTTCCTCCAGGGAGGACGATGCGCATGGACGATCCGCCCTCCCCTCGCGCGACGGATCCGGGTGCTGGTCGGACGACTCCGCCCCCGACGAGCACGCTCACACCCCGTTCGACCTCAGGGCCGTGGCCGTGGACGACCGGGGCACGGTGGGAGCCGGGTGAGCCCGAGCCATGTTCCGTGAGAATCGCTCTTCGCGAGAAGAGAGAACGTACGAGAAAGGTACGCACCGCATGCGCCTTGCCACTATCCGCACCGAGTCCGGCGAGCGTCGGCCCGTCGTGGTCGACCCGAAACGCGGAACCGTCGCAGTGTCCGATCTCATCGACGCCGCCCCGAGCGACACCATGGCGTTGCTCGCCCCCGAGGCGTGGCGGGAACTGGAGGACCGGCTCGCCCGAGCGCCGGAGTCGGTGCCGGACCTCGGCCCCGACGCGCACTTCGTCGCGCCCTACACCCGTCCCCGCAAGCTGTGGGGCATCGGACTCAACTACGTGGACCACGCGGCCGACCTGTCCGAGGTGGTTCCCGACGAGCCCGCGTCGTTCGTCAAGGGGGACCACACCATCATCGGGCCCGGAGAGCCCATCCCACTACCCGCCCAGAGCCAGCGGGTCACCGCTGAGGGCGAACTGGGGTTGGTGATCGGTCGCTACTGCCGTGACGTCTCCGAGGACGACGCGTTGGACTACGTCGCCGGCGTCACCACGGTGTTGGACCAGACCGCCGAGGACATCCTGGAGCGTAACCCGCGTTTCCTCACGCGTTCCAAGAACTTCCCCGGGTTCTTCTCCTTCGGTCCGCACATCGTGCCGCTGTCGGAGGTGATCGCCGCGAACGGGTCGCTGTCCGAGGTCGAGGTGCAGACCGTCATCGACGGCGAGGTCCACCGCGCCAACACGGTGTCGCGGATGCGCTACTCGCCCGAGCACCTGATCAGCTTCCACAGTGCGGTGATGCCGCTCTACCCCGGGGACATCATCTCCACCGGAACCCCGGGTGCGGCACCGTTGGCGCCGGGCATGGTCGCGGAGTGCCGCGTCAGCGGAGTGGGCACGCTCCGCAATCCGGTGGTCGCCGCTCCCTGACGACGAGGTGGTACGGGGGCGGACTCTCCGATTCCCTCGTGGTTTTCTGTGGCGGCGCGAGAATCTGCCTCAGGGGGGTGGTGATCCGAAGCTGGGCGTTGTAAGTATCTCTCAGGATGTCGTGGGCACGTCCTGGGGAACTGTGGGCCGCATCGTTTCTGACCGGGCCGGTCGCGTGCGCACCCCGACACGGAGGGGATGTTCATGGGGCAGGACCGGTTCGGTGCCGGTGCGGCGGGAGGCGACGCCCACGCGCTGAGCCGACCCACACGACGGGTCGCCGTGTGGGTCGCCCTGCTCGCCGCGCTCACCGCGCTGGGGGTCGTCCTCAGCCACGCCGCCGGGGTGGGGCCGGACGAGGACTATCCACCAGCTGTGCTGCTGGTCGCGCTCGCGCCGGTGGTCGCGGCGGTCGTCGTCGCCGGGGCGTCGTCCCGGATGCGTGGCCTCGGATCCATCGTCCGCGGCGTCGGGCACTGGCGGATCGCGCCGTCGTGGTACCTGCTGGTCGTCGCGGGACCCGTCGTCCTCGTTCTCCTGACCAGTCTGATCTCCGGGGCGCTGGGTGGTCCGGTGCCCGACGAGTGGGTCCTGGCCCCCAGCGGGTTCCTCGCCGTGGGGCTCGCCGTCCCGTGGATCGTGGGGATGCTGGAGGAGATCGCCTGGCGCGGGTTCGCCCAGCCACTCCTCCAGGTGCGATTCGGCGCGCTGGGCGCGGCGGTGGTGATCGGGGCCGTGTGGGCCAGTTGGTACCAGTGGCCTCTGTTGGCTCCTGGCGGCGTCGACGGCGGGGCGCTCGCCCTCACGCTGCAGCTCTACGTTCGCCTGATCGCGACCGCGGTGATCTACGCGTGGCTGCTCAACACCACCGGCAGCCTCCTCCTGGTGATGGTCGCCCATCTCTCCCACCACGTCGCGCTCGACCTGCTGCCGGTCCCCGACGCGGTGGGCGCCGGATGGGGCGCGATCCTCGCCGCCCTCTACGCGGCGCTGGCGGCGGTCGTGGTGGGCATGACCAGCCCCCACACCCTGACGAGGGGCGGTTCACCGCCCCGACGCCCGTGAGGTGGCGTGGTCTTCGTTGCCCGTCCCCGGCCCTCCCTCACGCACCCGTCTTGCGTCGCGCCCACGCCCAGTGGTTGGCTCGGGGAATGGTGCCACCCGACGCCTTCCGTGATCAACCCACCCTGCACACGGCGCGGATCCGGCTGGAACCCCTCACGGCCGAGCACTTCGACGGGATCTGGGCGATGGTGCGGGAGCCCGAGGTGGCGCGCCTGACCGGTGCCCACCAGCCGTTCACCGAGGCCGGCATCCGGGGCTGGCTCACCACCCGCGCGGACCACCACGACCGAGCCGACTGGGCCGTCGTCCGCGTGAACGACGGCGTGGTGATCGGGGACGTCGCCTTCAACGGCTTCGACCCCGACAACGCCTCCACCGGATTCCGGATCGCCCTGGCCGGGCCGCATGTGTTCGGACACGGCTACGGGACCGAGGCGACCCGCCTCGCCGTCGACTACGCGCTGGACACCGTGGGTCTGCACCGCGTGGAGCTGGAGGTGTTCTCGTTCAACCCGCGGGCGCGGCGCGTGTACGAGAAGTGCGGCTTCGTGCGCGAAGGAGTCCGGCGCGATGCCCTGTACTGGGCGGGTGCGCGCTACGACGCCATCGTGATGGCCGTCCTGTCCACCGATCCCCGACCCCGGTGACGGCGCCACACGTCTCACGTTGACGCGGGGGCCAGCCCGTCGATCAGTGCGCGCAGGCCCCGGGCGAAGGTGGCGTCCCAGTCCGTCGCGGCCATCCTCCGGTGGGCCGCCAACGTGGGGTAACGGTCGCGTTGAGTCTGGACGTGTTCGTCGGCCGCCTTCCGAGCGTCTTTGGGCTGGGTCTGCCAGGACGCCTGCATCAGTGTGGAACCGATGACGTAGTTGGAGACGGCGTACGCGGCGTCGCTCACGCCGGTCACGGGAAGGCCGGCACGCGCGAGGACTGAGTACAGGAACTCCTCCCTCGCGAGCATGTTGGGTCCCAGCATCGGGCGGCCGAGGAGGCCCGCGGACCAGGGGTGACGAAGCAGCGCGGCGCGCCAGTCGGTCATGAATCCGCGGAGGTCCTCCGCCCAGTCCGGCCCAGGCTCGCCGGGGAGGTCGACCTCGGCGTAGACGGCGTCGAGGGCGAGGTCGAGCACGTCGTCCTTGGTGGCGACGTGGCCGTACAGAGTCGTCGACCCGGTGTCGAGGCGCTCGGCGAGACGACGCATCGTCAGCCGTTCCGCGCCCTCCTCGTCGAGCAGCGCCAGTGCCGTCTCCACGATGCGTTCCCTGGTGACCCGCTGTTTGCGTGGGCGCTCGGATCGGAGCCACACCTGCCCCGGGGACGGGGGTGGAGACGTGGCCGCGCGGTGGTCCTGTTCGGTCATGCCCGCCACTATAGTACGTTGATCGGCGACCCGATCATTGGTCGGGTTTCAGATCAATGGTCTGGAGGCTGTATGAATCATGACGCGGACCGGGGCGGGGCACGGACACCCCAACCGTCCCCGACCGACGGCTCCGACACCCCCACCGTCCCCCCGGACCCCCGGCGCTGGTGGGCCCTCGCGGTGATCGGGTTGGTGCAGCTCATGGTGGTTCTGGACGCGACCATCGTGAACATCGCGCTGCCCTCCGCGCAGGCCGACCTCGCGATCAGCGACGGCGACCGGCACTGGGTGATCACCGCGTACGTGTTGGCCCTGGGGAGTCTCCTGCTCCTCGGCGGACGCGTCGCCGACCAGATCGGTGTGCGGCGCGCCCTGCTGATCGGCCTGGTCGGGTTCGCCGCGGCGTCGATCCTCGGCGGTGCCGCCCCCACCGGGGGAATCCTCTTCGCCGCACGCGCGGGCCAGGGCGTCTCCGCGGCGCTCGTCGCTCCCGCGGCGCTCTCCCTCCTCAGCGTCCTGTTCACCGACCCTCGTGAGCGGGGGACGGCGTTCGGAATCTACGGTGCCCTCTCGGGTGGCGGAGCGGCGGTGGGTCTGCTCGCTGGAGGGCTGCTCACGGAGTACCTCGACTGGCGATGGTGCCTGTATGTGAACGTCCCGATCGCCGTGCTCGCCGCCGCGGGGGCGGTGGCCTTCGTCCGCGCCGGGACGCAGGGGCCGCGGGGGCGGGTGGACCTTCCCGGCGCGGTCCTCAGTTGTGTGGGGCTGGCGTCGATCGTGTTGGGGATCGCCCAGGCGGAGGAGCGGGGCTGGACCTCGTCCACCGTGATCGCGCTCATCGGGGTGGGGGTGATCGTGCTCCTGCTGCTCGTCGTCGTGGAGACCAGGACCGTGCGGCCGCTCGTGCCCCTTCGGGTGCTCACCCATCGAGCCCGGGGAGGGTCGTTCCTCGCCGTCGCGCTGTCCCAGGTCGCCCTGTTCGGGTTCTTCCTGTTCATGACCTACTACATGCAGGGCGTGCTGGGATACACGCCGATCCAGGCGGGGTTGGCCTTCCTGCCGTTGACGGCGGCCACGGCGGTGGGGGCGAGCGTCGTCGCGGCGCGACTGCTGCACCGGACCGGCCCGAGGGTGTTGGTCGTCTCGGGATTGCTGCTGACCGCCGGGGGGATGGGGGCGCTGACCCGGTTGAGTGCCGACGCGGACATGGTGTACCTGACGTTGCTGCTCCCCACACAGCTCGCGATCGGGCTCGGGATGGGGTTGGTGATGATGCCGGCGATGAGCACCGCCACCGCGTCGGTGGCTCCCGCGGACGCGGGCGTCGCCGCCGCCCTCGTCAACACCTCGCAGCATGTCGGTGGCGCTCTGGGTGCGGCGCTGCTCAACACCGTCGCCGCCAGCGCGACGGCCTCACTCGCCGTCGGGGGGCGCGGCACAGGGGTCGAGGCCGTGGTGCACGGCTACACCACGGGGATCGCGACGGCGGTGGCCGTTCTCCTGGCCACCGCCGTCGTCGCCTTCGTGCTGCTGCCTCGACGGCCCGGAGCGGCCCAGGGCCGGTGACCCCCGAACGCCCCCGCGGGTCGGTGACGGTCCCGTGCGGAGCCCGTGACGGGGTGTTTGGTTGTGTTTTTCCAGGATGTCCTCTGCCGGTCACGTCGTGCCCTCAGGGTGGCCGTGGCGCTGTGACAGACAACGAAACCCGCGTGTTCCCCCTCATCGCCAGTGAACACGCGGGCCTCTTCCCGCAAGGAGAACTGTGGTGCAGAACTTCCGGGGATGGTCCCGGCCGCCGGCCGGCGGGCTGGTGACGTCGGGGCTCATGCTGAGCATGCTCGCCGCGACAGCGGCCCCCGCCGCCGCCGACACCGAAGGTCCCGAGATCATGGGCTTCGGACCCGACAACGTCATCGTGCTGATCGGTGACGGCATGGGCTACAACCACGTCGACGCCGCCAGCCTCTACGAGAACGGCACGTCCTACAGCCAGGTCTCGGTGGGGGTGGACCCCGAGGACGACTCCGACGGCTCCACCATGCCCAGCCCTCCGTCGCGTGAGGGGTCACGGCCGTTCGCGGCTGGGGACGTCGAGCGTGAGCCCTCCGAGCCCAACAACGTCTACGAAGAGTTCCCCGTGCAGTTGGGCATGGCCACCTACAACGTCGATGGCGGCTACTCCTCGGATGACGCGTGGGGGGACTTCGACTGGGTCAAGGATGGTGCGACCGACTCCGCCGCGGCGGGTACGGCCCTGGCGACGGGGGTGCACACCAACAACGGCGCCATCGGCCTCGACCCGGAGGGCGACCCGGTGCGCAACCTCACCGAGCGTGCCCAGGAGACGGACCGGGCCAGTGGAGTCGTGACGAGCGTCCAGTTCAGCCACGCCACCCCCGCCTCGTTCGTGGCGCACAACGCGAGTCGGAACAACTACCACTCCATCGCGCGCGAAATGCTCACCGAGCACGAGATCGACGTCGTGATGGGGGCGGGGCACCCCTACTTCGACGACGACGGCGAAGCGGTGGAGGAACCGGCGTTCGACTACATCGACGAGCGGACGTATGAGTCGGTGACGTCCGGAGACTTGGGTTTCGAGACGGTCGAGGAGGCGGACGACTTCGCCGACCTCGCCCAGGCGCAGAACCCGCCCGAGCGGGTGTTCGGCCTGGCCCAGGCCGCCACGACGCTCCAGTACGACCGCAGCGGACCGGACCGTGACTCGGAAGGCAACCCCATCGACGGGGCCGAGCCGTACACGGCGCCGGACAACGAGAACGTGCCCAGCCTGTCGGACATGACGGCCGGGGCGCTCAACGTCCTCGACAACGCCTCCGACGAGGGAATGTTCCTCATGGTCGAGGGTGGGGCCATCGACTGGGCGGGCCACGGGAACGAGATGGGCCGCCTCATCGAGGAACAGATCGCCTTCAATGAGGCGGTGGACACCGTGGTCGACTGGGTCGAGCAGGAGAGCAGTTGGCAGGAGACCCTGGTCGTGGTCACGGCGGACCACGAGACGGGGTATCTCGCCGGCCCCGGAGCCGGAGACGCCTGGACCCCCATGACCGGCGAGTCCGGTTCACTGCCGGAGCACTCCTGGCACAGCGGGGACCACACCAACTCCCTCGTCCCGCTCTACGCCTCCGGCCCCGGAGCCTCACGCATCGAGCACTACTCCACCCACGACGACGCCGTGCGCGGCGCCTACCTGGAGCACACCGACGTCGCCAACGCGATCTTCGACTTCTGGGGCTACGAGTAGATTCCCAACAAACGTGTGGGCCTGGTCAGACCAGGCCCACACTCGTTTTCATCGCGGGGTCAGGACTCGAGCCCGTGACGACCCCACGCGGCCAGAATTGAACATCCACGACCGCCAGATGACGCCCGGTCTTGCCGTCAAACTGCTGTCACACGCACGAGGCCCGGTTCACGAACTTCCGTGAACCGGGCCTCGACCTGCACTTATCTCGTAGCGGGGGCAGGATTTGAACCTGCGACCTTTGGGTTATGAGCCCAACGAGCTACCGAACTGCTCCACCCCGCGTCGGTGTGTTGTCTTAACTCTAACGCACGTGCGGGGTGGTCGTGACATGGAAGCTAGGAGGTGACGCAGACCTGGCCGCGGTCCTTCTTCACGGGGTTGCCGTGGCCGGGGCGGATGTCGTCCTCGAAGATCTCGGTGGGCAGGTAAAGGGAGCAGCAGGCGTTCGGGATGTCCACAACACCGCTGACGCGGCCTTCTATGGGTGCGGTGCCGAGGATCAGGTAGGCCTGCTCGCCGGTGTAGCCCCACTTCTTGAGGTACTCGATGGCGTTGAGGCAGGCGTTGCGGTAGGCCTCGGTGGCGTCCATGTAGAGGTTGGTGTTGTCCCGGTGGTCGACGGAGATCCCGATGAAGGACAGGAACTCGGAGTAGCGGGGTTCCACGCGGCCGGGGAAGAAGACGGGGTTGCGGTGCACGCCGTAGGTGTCCATGCCGTTCTTGATGACCTCGACGCGCAGGTCGATGAAGCCGCCCATCTCGATCGCGCCGCAGAAGTTGATCTCGCCGTCGCCCTGGCTGAAGTGCAGGTCGCCCATTGACAGCAACGCGCCGGGGACGTGGACGGGATAGAAGACGCGGGCGCCGCGGGTGAGGTTCTTGATGTCGTGGTTGCCGCCGTTCTCGCGTGGCGGCACGGTGCGGGCGCCGTCGGCGGCGACGCGCTGGGCGGCGTCCCCCACGGCGCGCCCCGGGAGGGTTCCGTTCTCCAGGGGCGGCAGAGCCAGCGGTGGCACCCGTGTGGGGTTGGTGGCGATCAGGTCCCGCTCGCGGCCGTTCCAGGAGGCGAGCAGCTCGGCCGAGGGGGCCACGCCCATCAGGCCCGGGTGGGTGATGCCGGTGAACCGAACACCGGGCACGTGTCGGGAGGTCGTCTCCTGTCCGTGGAAGTCCCAGATCGCCTTGTAGGCCTCGGGATAGTAGTCGGTGAGGAAACCGCCGCCGTTGACCTTGGAGAAGATCCCGCTGTATCCCCAACCCTGGCCGCAGACGGGCCCCTCCTGTTGGGGGATGGGACCCAGGTCCAGGATGTCGACGACGAGCAGGTCACCGGGCTCGGCACCCTCCACAGCGATCGGTCCGCTGAGCATGTGGCACCGGTCGAGGTCCACGTCGCGGACGTCGTTGGCGGAGTCGTTGTTGCCGATCTGACCGTCGGTCCACTCCCGACACTCCACCCGGAACTCCTGTCCGGAGCGGGCGGTGGCGGCGGGCGGGATCTCCGGGTGCCACCGGTTGTGGCCCGCGACGCGTTGCTGGGCCATGGTGGTCGACGGGTCGTGACTGAACAGGACCTCGGGCATGGGTGTTCTCGCTTCCGCGTTAGGACGGTTCTCGGTTCATTTCTGGGTTTCGCACTGGGGAGAACCACAGTGCGCCGACGGCGGCCACTCCGAGCAGAAGCAGCACGAGGGCCGTCGCGGGCGTGTCCGGCCACAGGCCGACGACGAGGAGCGCGCCGGGGAAGGCCGCGGTGACGGTGCCGGTGACGATGGCGAACCAGCCCGTGAAGGGGGCGAGGCCGCTGTTGCCGCGCCCCAGGACGAGGAAGAAGAGGAACCACAGGACGGCCCAGTACAGCCAGATCACGGTGAAGGGCCAGTCGCCGGCCAGTACCGCGGACTGCAGCGACATGGCGATCGCGCTGAGCGCCACGAACAGCGAGAACCATCCCAGCCCGCGCGGGTCCCAGTCGGTGATCGCGTTGATCCCGACCCAGAGGTAGGTGAACCCGAAGAGGTACAGCGGGGCGGCCTCCAGAACCGACGCGGTGTCGCCGTTCTGGATGAGGAGGACCGTGGGGCCGACGACCTGGAGGGTTCCGACGAAGAGGTTGAGGGGGGCGGCGGCGCGGGGGCTGATGGTGCCCAGCAGCATCAGCCCGTTGACCACGAGAACGGCGCCGACGTAGAAGAGGCCGGTGGCGACCATGGCCGCCGCCTAGGGGCGAGGGAGCATCGCGTGGCGGGGGTCTGTTGGCGCGGCTGGGGCGCTCACGGTGGGTGCGGACCGGACGACGGCGGGGTTCTCCGCGCTCGCCTGCGCCCGTTCGATCGCGCCGTGGCTGGCGCGACGCGCCCCGCCCAGCATCGGGGCGGTGAACGCCCGCCGCGCGTCCTGGCCGCAGTGGCAGGACGCGCGCGGCGCGGCGTCACCCATCGCCGCGGCGTGTGTGGTTTCGTGCCCCTCGGGACACCGGTAGAGGTAATCGACCATGACCATCTCCTTTCAGTTGAAAATGAATCAAATGAAAGGAAAAGTCAAGCAGGTTCGGTGATCTTCTCCGGGGTGTGTCAGAGTCGGGTGATGATGTCGAAGGACGTGCCCTCGGCGTTGGCCAGGTAGACGGGCTGGCGTACGTGGGCGCGGGATATCTGCATGGTCCCGCGCGGGCCGTCGTAGCCGACCTGATCGCCCACCGCGGCCAGCCGTTCGGCCTGGATGGTGCCCGCGCGGCGCGCCAGTGCGCTGAGGGCCATGATCCCCTCGAAGCAGGACTCCGCCATGTTGTTGAGGGCGGGCGCGGTGGGGCCGTGCATCCGCGCGTAGGCGGAGGTGAGGTCCATGGCCGAGGCCGTCGCCAGGGACCGGAAGTAGGCGGCGGCCACGAACAACCCGCTGGTCGACTCCGGGCCGCTGCCGAGGAGCATGTTCTCCTCCATCAGCGGACTGAGGCGGCGGATGGAGTCGTGCAGCCCCCACGCGGCGAACTCGCGGTTGAAGTGCACGGCGTCCTGACCCACGAGGAGCATCAGGACCGTGTCGGGGCGGCTGCGGGAGATCCGTGTGAGCACCGACCGGAAGTCGTGGGTGCCCAGGGGGACGAAGCTCTCCCCCACCAGCCGAACCCCCAGCCGCTGGGCGTAGGAGCGAACGGCCCGCGCGGTTCCCCTCGGCCAGACGTAGTCGTCGCCGACGAGGAAGATCCGGCGCATACCGAGTTCCGCCCGCATCCACCGCAGCGCCGGCGCGATCTGGTCGGGAGGGGTCTCCCCGGAGCAGAAGACGCCGTTGGCGCTCTCCCCTCCCTCGTACAGGGAGGTGTA is part of the Spiractinospora alimapuensis genome and harbors:
- a CDS encoding GntR family transcriptional regulator, translating into MSESAYEAIESAIIHGDLPPGTPLVDRHLSEALGVSRTPIRDAMQSLEAAGLVDRRRGRYAVAGFALGDVAELFEVRRLVEPLGLDRLAETWEEEVVEELSTFFDRAPTPGPPGPYEEYLARDHAFHKRIVALSDNSRLIRFYEQTEKHINRIRHFLAPGYEGRMREVVNEHQDICVAIEAHDLPVAREALLAHLRAGEETMRKFLAQRQEADAPGR
- a CDS encoding fumarylacetoacetate hydrolase family protein; its protein translation is MRLATIRTESGERRPVVVDPKRGTVAVSDLIDAAPSDTMALLAPEAWRELEDRLARAPESVPDLGPDAHFVAPYTRPRKLWGIGLNYVDHAADLSEVVPDEPASFVKGDHTIIGPGEPIPLPAQSQRVTAEGELGLVIGRYCRDVSEDDALDYVAGVTTVLDQTAEDILERNPRFLTRSKNFPGFFSFGPHIVPLSEVIAANGSLSEVEVQTVIDGEVHRANTVSRMRYSPEHLISFHSAVMPLYPGDIISTGTPGAAPLAPGMVAECRVSGVGTLRNPVVAAP
- a CDS encoding CPBP family intramembrane glutamic endopeptidase, translated to MGQDRFGAGAAGGDAHALSRPTRRVAVWVALLAALTALGVVLSHAAGVGPDEDYPPAVLLVALAPVVAAVVVAGASSRMRGLGSIVRGVGHWRIAPSWYLLVVAGPVVLVLLTSLISGALGGPVPDEWVLAPSGFLAVGLAVPWIVGMLEEIAWRGFAQPLLQVRFGALGAAVVIGAVWASWYQWPLLAPGGVDGGALALTLQLYVRLIATAVIYAWLLNTTGSLLLVMVAHLSHHVALDLLPVPDAVGAGWGAILAALYAALAAVVVGMTSPHTLTRGGSPPRRP
- a CDS encoding GNAT family N-acetyltransferase; the protein is MRRAHAQWLARGMVPPDAFRDQPTLHTARIRLEPLTAEHFDGIWAMVREPEVARLTGAHQPFTEAGIRGWLTTRADHHDRADWAVVRVNDGVVIGDVAFNGFDPDNASTGFRIALAGPHVFGHGYGTEATRLAVDYALDTVGLHRVELEVFSFNPRARRVYEKCGFVREGVRRDALYWAGARYDAIVMAVLSTDPRPR
- a CDS encoding TetR/AcrR family transcriptional regulator, whose amino-acid sequence is MTEQDHRAATSPPPSPGQVWLRSERPRKQRVTRERIVETALALLDEEGAERLTMRRLAERLDTGSTTLYGHVATKDDVLDLALDAVYAEVDLPGEPGPDWAEDLRGFMTDWRAALLRHPWSAGLLGRPMLGPNMLAREEFLYSVLARAGLPVTGVSDAAYAVSNYVIGSTLMQASWQTQPKDARKAADEHVQTQRDRYPTLAAHRRMAATDWDATFARGLRALIDGLAPAST
- a CDS encoding MFS transporter, whose product is MNHDADRGGARTPQPSPTDGSDTPTVPPDPRRWWALAVIGLVQLMVVLDATIVNIALPSAQADLAISDGDRHWVITAYVLALGSLLLLGGRVADQIGVRRALLIGLVGFAAASILGGAAPTGGILFAARAGQGVSAALVAPAALSLLSVLFTDPRERGTAFGIYGALSGGGAAVGLLAGGLLTEYLDWRWCLYVNVPIAVLAAAGAVAFVRAGTQGPRGRVDLPGAVLSCVGLASIVLGIAQAEERGWTSSTVIALIGVGVIVLLLLVVVETRTVRPLVPLRVLTHRARGGSFLAVALSQVALFGFFLFMTYYMQGVLGYTPIQAGLAFLPLTAATAVGASVVAARLLHRTGPRVLVVSGLLLTAGGMGALTRLSADADMVYLTLLLPTQLAIGLGMGLVMMPAMSTATASVAPADAGVAAALVNTSQHVGGALGAALLNTVAASATASLAVGGRGTGVEAVVHGYTTGIATAVAVLLATAVVAFVLLPRRPGAAQGR
- a CDS encoding alkaline phosphatase, whose translation is MVQNFRGWSRPPAGGLVTSGLMLSMLAATAAPAAADTEGPEIMGFGPDNVIVLIGDGMGYNHVDAASLYENGTSYSQVSVGVDPEDDSDGSTMPSPPSREGSRPFAAGDVEREPSEPNNVYEEFPVQLGMATYNVDGGYSSDDAWGDFDWVKDGATDSAAAGTALATGVHTNNGAIGLDPEGDPVRNLTERAQETDRASGVVTSVQFSHATPASFVAHNASRNNYHSIAREMLTEHEIDVVMGAGHPYFDDDGEAVEEPAFDYIDERTYESVTSGDLGFETVEEADDFADLAQAQNPPERVFGLAQAATTLQYDRSGPDRDSEGNPIDGAEPYTAPDNENVPSLSDMTAGALNVLDNASDEGMFLMVEGGAIDWAGHGNEMGRLIEEQIAFNEAVDTVVDWVEQESSWQETLVVVTADHETGYLAGPGAGDAWTPMTGESGSLPEHSWHSGDHTNSLVPLYASGPGASRIEHYSTHDDAVRGAYLEHTDVANAIFDFWGYE
- the fmdA gene encoding formamidase, giving the protein MPEVLFSHDPSTTMAQQRVAGHNRWHPEIPPAATARSGQEFRVECREWTDGQIGNNDSANDVRDVDLDRCHMLSGPIAVEGAEPGDLLVVDILDLGPIPQQEGPVCGQGWGYSGIFSKVNGGGFLTDYYPEAYKAIWDFHGQETTSRHVPGVRFTGITHPGLMGVAPSAELLASWNGRERDLIATNPTRVPPLALPPLENGTLPGRAVGDAAQRVAADGARTVPPRENGGNHDIKNLTRGARVFYPVHVPGALLSMGDLHFSQGDGEINFCGAIEMGGFIDLRVEVIKNGMDTYGVHRNPVFFPGRVEPRYSEFLSFIGISVDHRDNTNLYMDATEAYRNACLNAIEYLKKWGYTGEQAYLILGTAPIEGRVSGVVDIPNACCSLYLPTEIFEDDIRPGHGNPVKKDRGQVCVTS
- a CDS encoding AmiS/UreI family transporter is translated as MVATGLFYVGAVLVVNGLMLLGTISPRAAAPLNLFVGTLQVVGPTVLLIQNGDTASVLEAAPLYLFGFTYLWVGINAITDWDPRGLGWFSLFVALSAIAMSLQSAVLAGDWPFTVIWLYWAVLWFLFFLVLGRGNSGLAPFTGWFAIVTGTVTAAFPGALLVVGLWPDTPATALVLLLLGVAAVGALWFSPVRNPEMNREPS
- a CDS encoding FmdB family zinc ribbon protein produces the protein MVDYLYRCPEGHETTHAAAMGDAAPRASCHCGQDARRAFTAPMLGGARRASHGAIERAQASAENPAVVRSAPTVSAPAAPTDPRHAMLPRP
- a CDS encoding substrate-binding domain-containing protein: MDCRCPTHEPSRTDADFPVGVVIPLRGPAGIFGPSCEAVTEVAVAEVNADGGVLGRAVRPVVIDGGAPPSEVAATVSSLVRSGAIHAVTGWHISQVRQHLVPVVTGHVPYVYTSLYEGGESANGVFCSGETPPDQIAPALRWMRAELGMRRIFLVGDDYVWPRGTARAVRSYAQRLGVRLVGESFVPLGTHDFRSVLTRISRSRPDTVLMLLVGQDAVHFNREFAAWGLHDSIRRLSPLMEENMLLGSGPESTSGLFVAAAYFRSLATASAMDLTSAYARMHGPTAPALNNMAESCFEGIMALSALARRAGTIQAERLAAVGDQVGYDGPRGTMQISRAHVRQPVYLANAEGTSFDIITRL